A genomic window from Solanum stenotomum isolate F172 chromosome 10, ASM1918654v1, whole genome shotgun sequence includes:
- the LOC125841864 gene encoding F-box protein SKIP19-like: MAKEPPWMELQEGIWENILQRLGVIEILKTARKVCRKWRQICKEPSMWRVINMRNNGNLTEIGYQLEKICRRAVDRSRGELIDINLQYFGNDKLVQYIAERSGKLKRLRIACCYFKVCESLVEAVQMFPLLEELSLTHTAITIEGIEALGHSCPRLKSFEFNKSLYMGSVDDSDNEDERNEEALAIAKNLPTLHHLHLIGNSMTNKGLQAILDSCPHLVSLDLRLCKYVSLNKVLSSRISGKIKDVKLPHESLEGLEFSFEACWDEDLSDSMSDD, translated from the exons ATGGCGAAAGAACCGCCATGGATGGAATTGCAGGAAGGTATATGGGAAAACATATTACAGAGGCTGGGTGTTATAGAGATACTGAAGACAGCACGGAAAGTGTGCAGAAAATGGAGGCAAATATGCAAGGAACCATCAATGTGGCGAGTTATTAACATGCGGAATAATGGGAACCTCACTGAAATAGGTTACCAGTTAGAGAAAATATGCCGCCGTGCCGTTGATCGCAGTAGAGGTGAACTTATTGATATCAATTTGCAGTATTTTGGCAATGATAAGTTGGTTCAGTACATAGCTGAAAG ATCAGGAAAACTGAAGAGACTTCGTATTGCCTGTTGCTATTTTAAGGTATGTGAAAGCTTGGTTGAAGCAGTTCAAATGTTCCCATTGTTGGAGGAGTTGAGTCTGACACACACTGCTATCACGATAGAAGGCATTGAAGCTCTTGGACACTCTTGCCCACGGTTGAAGTCTTTTGAATTTAACAAGTCATTGTATATGGGATCAGTCGATGACTCTGATAACGAagatgaaagaaatgaagaagctCTAGCTATTGCTAAAAATCTACCTACCTTGCACCACCTTCATCTCATTGGGAATAGTATGACAAATAAAGGCCTCCAAGCTATTCTTGATAGTTGTCCTCATCTTGTTTCTCTAGACTTGCGTCTGTGCAAATATGTTAGCCTCAACAAAGTCTTGAGTAGTAGAATTTCCGGGAAGATTAAAGATGTGAAGCTCCCTCACGAATCTTTGGAGGGTCTTGAATTTTCATTTGAGGCTTGTTGGGATGAGGATTTGTCTGATAGCATGTCCGATGATTAG
- the LOC125841681 gene encoding photosystem I reaction center subunit psaK, chloroplastic-like, with protein MKLGDERNIEALAISKCLPVLRHLKLIYNSMTNVGLQAILDGCRNLESLDLRGCFHVSLDKVLSSRISQQIKNVKYPRDSLVAIQSRRNKRQGSLGARCDFIGSSTNLIMVTSTSLMLFAGRFGLAPSANRKATAGLKLEVRDSGLRTGDPAGFTLADTLACGTVGHIIGVGVVLGLKNIGAL; from the exons ATGAAATTAGGTGACGAAAGAAACATTGAAGCTCTAGCTATTTCTAAATGTCTGCCTGTCTTGCGTCATCTTAAGCTCATTTATAATAGTATGACGAATGTAGGTCTTCAAGCTATTCTTGATGGATGTCGTAATCTTGAATCACTTGATCTACGAGGATGCTTTCATGTTAGTCTCGATAAAGTTTTAAGCAGTAGAATTTCTCAACAGATTAAGAACGTGAAGTACCCTCGTGACTCTTTG GTGGCAATTCAATCAAGACGcaacaaaagacaaggtagttTGGGAGCTCGTTGTGATTTCATTGGCTCATCCACTAATTTG ATAATGGTGACATCAACAAGTCTAATGTTGTTTGCTGGTAGATTTGGGCTAGCACCATCAGCAAACAGGAAGGCAACTGCAGGGCTAAAACTTGAAGTGAGGGACTCTGGTTTACGGACAGGGGACCCTGCTGGATTTACACTTGCTGATACTTTGGCTTGTGGTACTGTTGGTCATATTATTGGTGTTGGAGTTGTTCTTGGACTCAAAAACATTGGTGCTCTCTAA
- the LOC125841453 gene encoding photosystem I reaction center subunit psaK, chloroplastic has product MASTMMTTLPQFNGLKPQPFSASPVQGLVAIQPRRNKGQGGLGARCDFIGSSTNLIMVTSTSLMLFAGRFGLAPSANRKATAGLKLEVRDSGLQTGDPAGFTLADTLACGTVGHIIGVGVVLGLKNIGAI; this is encoded by the exons ATGGCTTCCACCATGATGACTACTCTACCACAATTCAATGGGCTCAAACCCCAACCTTTCTCAGCTTCTCCAGTTCAAGGCTTG GTGGCAATTCAACCAAGGCGCAACAAAGGACAAGGTGGTTTGGGAGCTCGTTGTGATTTCATTGGCTCATCCACTAATTTG ATAATGGTGACATCAACAAGCCTAATGTTGTTTGCTGGTAGATTTGGGCTAGCACCATCAGCAAACAGGAAGGCAACTGCAGGGCTAAAACTTGAAGTGAGGGACTCTGGCTTACAGACAGGGGACCCTGCTGGATTTACACTTGCTGATACTTTGGCTTGTGGTACTGTTGGTCATATTATTGGTGTTGGAGTTGTTCTTGGACTCAAAAACATTGGTGCTATCTAA
- the LOC125842605 gene encoding F-box protein SKIP19-like, translating to MEAEDMENSIAPRWVELPPDITSSILQKVGPIEMLKSADKVCSTWRRLCHEPAMWRVVKMHNAGADFWDREDDLEKICGRAVECSNGELVDLSLEYFGSDKLLSYIAERSPQLKHLRLVCSYNVSAEGLSAAVKKFPLLEELHLYYIAITKEAIETIGSSCRGLKSFKLNNQICRHPYIEYDEEAIAIAQNMPELHHLQLLGNKMTNEGLEAILNGCPQLESLDLRRCLNVDLGGEVGKRCSRQIKSLRHPQDPTEDYGLDTEMHDFESFDEDYPSGFSDIDLISDDDDDYEFSDGSNYSDDDEMLFEY from the exons ATGGAAGCAGAAGATATGGAAAATTCAATTGCTCCGCGGTGGGTGGAATTGCCGCCGGATATTACATCGTCGATCCTTCAAAAGGTTGGGCCGATTGAGATGTTGAAGAGCGCCGACAAAGTGTGTTCAACTTGGCGTCGGTTGTGCCATGAACCAGCTATGTGGCGAGTTGTGAAAATGCATAATGCCGGCGCCGATTTCTGGGACAGGGAGGATGATTTGGAGAAGATTTGCGGTCGAGCTGTGGAATGTAGCAACGGGGAATTAGTTGATCTCAGCCTTGAGTATTTTGGCAGCGACAAGTTGCTCAGCTATATCGCTGAAAG ATCACCTCAGCTCAAACATCTTCGACTCGTATGCTCCTACAATGTCTCAGCCGAGGGATTGAGTGCAGCTGTGAAGAAGTTCCCATTATTGGAGGAGCTGCACCTCTATTACATCGCTATCACCAAAGAAGCGATTGAGACTATAGGCAGTTCTTGTCGGGGTTTGAAGTCTTTTAAGTTGAACAACCAGATCTGCAGACACCCCTACATTGAATACGATGAAGAAGCCATAGCTATTGCACAGAACATGCCTGAACTGCATCACCTTCAACTCCTTGGAAACAAGATGACGAATGAAGGATTGGAAGCTATTCTCAATGGCTGCCCTCAACTTGAATCGCTTGATCTGCGGCGATGTCTCAATGTCGATCTGGGAGGGGAAGTAGGTAAGCGATGTTCTCGACAGATCAAATCTCTAAGACACCCACAGGACCCCACCGAAGATTATGGGCTTGATACAGAGATGCACGACTTTGAGTCGTTTGATGAGGATTACCCATCGGGATTTTCTGACATTGACCTCATATCAGACGACGATGATGATTATGAGTTTTCTGATGGCAGCAACTATTCTGATGATGATGAGATGCTGTTCGAATATTGA